Proteins encoded within one genomic window of Pseudalkalibacillus sp. SCS-8:
- a CDS encoding GNAT family N-acetyltransferase, with amino-acid sequence MSMIDESKFEKKIILRNIEHQDIDEILALQKICFPNMDPWKREHLESHLEIFPEGQFCVEYDGQVIGTCSSLIVNFDEYDEKHTWDEITDEGYITNHDPEGYNLYGIEVMVHPDFRRMKIGRRLYEARKELAEKLNLKSIIIGGRIPNYHKYADQMTPREYVKEVVHHNIYDPVLTFQLMNGFTLMRINPDYLPDDKASNAHATLMEWNNIDYRATSKRHFKTSFPVRITTIQYMMKQIHSFDEFANQVEYYTDVASDYGSDFVVFPEIFTTQLMSYLDEKSPSQAVRRLTQYTEDYIELFTELAVRYNVNIIGGSHFVEEEGTIYNIAYLFRRDGTIEKQYKLHITPNERKWWGVSPGDKVNVFDTDCGKIAILICYDIEFPELARYVTDKGARIIFTPFCTDDRQGYLRVRYCSQARAVENQVYTVLSGTVGNLPQTENMDIQYAQSGIFTPSDFTFPRDGIVGECNPNIETVVVGDVDLEILRRHRRSGSVMQLRDRRRDLYEVTMKKQDEQ; translated from the coding sequence ATGTCCATGATAGACGAGTCTAAATTTGAAAAGAAGATCATCCTTCGTAATATCGAACATCAAGATATTGACGAGATACTTGCTCTACAGAAGATTTGTTTTCCGAATATGGACCCTTGGAAAAGGGAGCACCTTGAAAGTCATCTTGAGATTTTCCCTGAAGGTCAATTCTGTGTTGAATACGATGGACAAGTCATTGGAACTTGCTCAAGTCTGATCGTGAACTTCGACGAGTATGATGAGAAGCATACGTGGGATGAAATAACAGACGAAGGATACATCACAAACCATGACCCTGAGGGCTACAATCTATATGGGATTGAAGTGATGGTCCACCCAGATTTCCGACGTATGAAGATTGGACGTCGATTATACGAGGCACGTAAAGAACTTGCTGAAAAGTTGAACCTGAAAAGCATCATCATCGGTGGCCGGATTCCCAACTATCATAAGTATGCTGATCAGATGACGCCTCGTGAATACGTCAAGGAGGTCGTCCATCATAACATTTATGACCCGGTATTGACGTTCCAATTGATGAATGGATTCACGCTGATGCGAATCAATCCAGATTATCTTCCAGACGACAAAGCTTCCAATGCCCATGCCACGTTGATGGAGTGGAACAATATCGATTACCGGGCGACATCGAAGCGTCATTTCAAAACGTCGTTCCCTGTCAGGATCACGACAATCCAATACATGATGAAGCAGATTCATTCGTTTGATGAATTTGCTAATCAAGTGGAGTACTACACAGATGTCGCATCGGACTACGGATCAGACTTCGTCGTGTTCCCGGAAATTTTCACGACCCAATTGATGTCCTATTTGGATGAAAAAAGTCCAAGCCAGGCGGTTCGTAGACTGACCCAATATACAGAGGACTACATTGAATTGTTTACAGAATTAGCTGTCCGATATAATGTGAACATCATAGGAGGTTCCCATTTCGTTGAAGAGGAAGGAACGATCTATAATATCGCCTATCTCTTCCGTAGAGATGGAACGATCGAAAAACAATATAAGCTTCATATTACCCCGAATGAACGCAAATGGTGGGGAGTAAGTCCAGGAGACAAGGTGAATGTCTTTGACACAGACTGTGGGAAGATCGCCATCCTCATTTGTTATGACATCGAGTTCCCTGAGCTTGCCCGCTATGTGACGGATAAGGGTGCCCGGATCATCTTCACACCATTCTGCACAGATGACCGCCAAGGGTATTTGAGAGTCCGGTACTGTTCACAAGCGAGAGCGGTGGAAAATCAGGTCTACACTGTATTGTCGGGTACAGTTGGGAATTTGCCTCAGACTGAAAACATGGATATCCAGTATGCCCAGTCAGGCATTTTCACCCCGTCTGATTTCACTTTCCCGAGAGATGGAATTGTCGGAGAATGTAATCCGAATATTGAAACTGTCGTAGTCGGAGATGTCGATTTAGAGATTTTAAGAAGACATCGACGCTCAGGAAGTGTCATGCAGCTTAGGGACCGTAGACGGGATCTTTACGAAGTGACGATGAAAAAACAGGATGAGCAATGA
- a CDS encoding YitT family protein, whose amino-acid sequence MKKWWAIIIGSIFIGVGINGLLAPHHLLDGGMIGISLIANYTWGLQPGLVIILLSLPLYGLAWFFHRSYFYNSLHGMLISSFAIDAFSPIRQWTHPPLLLCALVGGFLVGTGIGIMLQQETSTGGTDLLAQMLSKMTRVNVGIIIFFIDGLVILFGGLLLGGESFLYSLITIIAVGITTTFITITKRPSHAL is encoded by the coding sequence ATGAAAAAGTGGTGGGCTATCATAATCGGCAGCATATTTATCGGAGTCGGAATAAATGGGCTTCTAGCACCTCATCATCTACTCGATGGTGGGATGATCGGAATCAGCCTGATCGCCAACTATACGTGGGGACTTCAGCCCGGACTTGTCATCATTCTATTAAGCTTGCCACTTTATGGACTGGCCTGGTTTTTTCATCGCTCCTATTTTTATAACAGCCTGCACGGGATGCTGATTTCATCGTTTGCGATTGATGCGTTTTCTCCAATCAGGCAATGGACACACCCTCCGCTCCTCCTCTGTGCATTGGTAGGAGGTTTTCTAGTAGGGACAGGAATCGGGATCATGCTCCAACAGGAGACGAGTACGGGTGGAACGGATTTGCTCGCACAAATGCTATCGAAAATGACGCGTGTGAATGTAGGAATCATCATCTTCTTCATTGATGGTCTCGTCATCCTCTTTGGAGGTCTCCTTCTAGGTGGAGAGTCTTTCCTCTATTCTTTGATTACAATCATAGCTGTCGGCATCACCACGACCTTCATCACGATCACGAAACGGCCTTCCCATGCTCTTTAA
- a CDS encoding VOC family protein, producing the protein MEITGFNHVTLNVKSLDESLAFYEGVLNMKKVHHGNTDAYLESGSVWICLLEKGNDEKEINEKSRGVDHIAFSINERGFHEMVDVLKRHQVPIVRGPIERGGGLVVNFLDPNGIQFELNTSDLKTRMKDWQ; encoded by the coding sequence ATGGAGATAACGGGATTCAACCATGTTACGTTGAATGTAAAGAGTCTCGATGAATCTTTGGCCTTTTATGAAGGTGTTCTGAATATGAAAAAGGTCCATCATGGAAATACCGATGCTTATTTGGAGAGTGGTTCGGTCTGGATTTGTCTCCTCGAAAAAGGGAATGATGAAAAAGAAATCAATGAGAAATCTCGAGGAGTCGACCATATCGCTTTTTCAATCAACGAACGAGGTTTTCATGAAATGGTAGACGTACTGAAACGACATCAAGTCCCGATCGTCCGTGGACCGATCGAGCGAGGTGGCGGATTGGTCGTCAACTTCTTGGACCCGAATGGGATTCAATTCGAACTCAATACGTCTGATTTAAAGACAAGGATGAAAGATTGGCAATGA
- a CDS encoding N-acetyltransferase family protein: MKVRIRNANEGDLIAILEIYNEVVRTSPVTFDTSEQTLIERKKWFDQFDEHDPLLVAENDGEILGYACLTRFRPKPAYAFTGEDSIYIKKKARGNGIGSMLLAKLIRHAKDYNYHSIVAVIANDDPSSVKLHKKHGFEKTGTIYEAGFKFEKWHDIHFYQLKLDADG; the protein is encoded by the coding sequence ATGAAAGTTCGTATCCGGAATGCAAACGAAGGAGATCTTATTGCGATATTAGAAATTTATAATGAAGTCGTTCGAACATCACCTGTAACGTTTGATACGAGTGAACAGACGTTAATAGAACGGAAAAAGTGGTTCGACCAGTTTGATGAACACGATCCACTCCTTGTCGCAGAAAACGATGGAGAAATACTGGGTTATGCTTGTCTCACCAGGTTTCGCCCAAAGCCTGCTTATGCTTTTACGGGGGAGGATTCAATCTACATAAAAAAGAAGGCACGTGGGAACGGAATAGGTTCAATGCTGTTAGCCAAACTGATCCGTCATGCGAAGGATTACAACTATCACTCGATCGTTGCCGTGATTGCAAATGATGATCCATCAAGTGTGAAGCTTCACAAGAAACATGGATTCGAAAAAACAGGAACCATCTACGAGGCAGGCTTCAAGTTTGAAAAATGGCATGATATTCATTTTTATCAATTGAAGCTGGATGCGGACGGGTGA
- a CDS encoding late competence development ComFB family protein has translation MAKEYYNVLEEIVPTVVNVLLNSPDYQTVCRCRTCTTDIIALTLNSIPPRYITSPEKREIVFRLFNQNFMRTMLNKHIISAIHIVRKNPNHD, from the coding sequence ATGGCTAAAGAATATTACAACGTCCTCGAGGAAATTGTCCCCACTGTCGTGAATGTCCTGCTGAACAGCCCGGATTACCAAACTGTCTGTCGTTGTCGCACCTGCACCACGGATATCATTGCACTGACTTTGAACAGCATCCCGCCCCGCTACATTACATCACCGGAGAAGCGTGAAATCGTCTTCCGTCTTTTTAATCAGAACTTCATGCGTACAATGTTGAACAAACATATCATCAGCGCCATACATATCGTCCGTAAGAACCCTAATCACGATTGA
- the proC gene encoding pyrroline-5-carboxylate reductase — translation MAEAMISGIVESGKLDSDQIIVTNRSNQERLNEMKVKYGIEAIKKNELDFNEVDVFILAMKPKDIESVLEDLKDRLRPDQVLISVLAGISTSYMEENLNEDQQVIRVMPNTSSMLRESATAISPGKHVTMDQVVFTKELMQCIGEAYLIEEDQMDIFTGIAGSGPAYFYNLMEHIEQAGVEGGMDREMARKIGAQTILGAATMMLEREETPTQLRKNVTSPNGTTAAGLEALNENGGGEAIAEAVKGAASRSKELREELEKVFAVQQ, via the coding sequence ATGGCTGAAGCGATGATTTCAGGAATCGTCGAATCAGGAAAATTGGATTCTGATCAAATCATCGTCACCAACCGTAGTAACCAAGAACGTTTAAATGAAATGAAAGTGAAATATGGAATTGAAGCAATAAAGAAAAATGAATTGGACTTTAATGAAGTTGATGTTTTCATTCTTGCTATGAAACCGAAAGACATCGAATCAGTATTGGAAGACTTGAAAGACCGTTTGCGACCTGACCAAGTACTCATTTCAGTCTTGGCTGGCATCTCTACTTCTTATATGGAAGAAAACCTGAATGAAGATCAACAAGTCATTCGAGTGATGCCGAACACATCTAGCATGCTTCGTGAGTCCGCGACGGCAATCTCACCTGGTAAGCATGTGACGATGGATCAAGTGGTCTTCACAAAAGAATTGATGCAATGCATCGGAGAAGCTTACCTCATTGAAGAAGATCAGATGGATATTTTCACCGGTATTGCAGGAAGTGGCCCAGCATATTTCTACAACTTGATGGAACACATCGAGCAAGCTGGTGTAGAAGGTGGAATGGATCGTGAAATGGCACGGAAAATCGGTGCACAGACGATCTTAGGCGCAGCAACGATGATGCTTGAGCGCGAAGAAACACCAACTCAGCTTAGAAAGAACGTCACTTCCCCGAACGGAACAACTGCTGCAGGACTTGAAGCCCTTAATGAAAACGGAGGAGGCGAAGCAATCGCCGAAGCCGTAAAAGGTGCAGCATCCCGTTCAAAAGAACTACGCGAAGAACTCGAAAAAGTATTCGCAGTACAGCAGTAA
- a CDS encoding phospho-sugar mutase yields MSWKNSYERWVAFEDLEPELKEQLQSIEGHEEKLEDSFYKNLEFGTGGMRGEIGPGTNRMNTYTIRKASEGLARYIEQFGEQAKQRGVVIAFDSRHKSPEFAMEAAKTLGNHGIQTYVFEELRPTPELSFAVRYLHAFSGIVITASHNPPEYNGFKVYGEDGGQLPPQAANEVIEYVNAVENELSVSVGDEEELKAEGLLKMIGERVDQAYLDKLTSIAVNKELIKEQRDLKIVFTPLHGTANKPVREGLAALGFNNVTVVSEQELPDPEFSTVQSPNPEEHAAFERAIAYGERENADVLMATDPDADRVGIAVKNLEGDYVVLTGNQTGALMLDYLLSQKQKQNELPENGVILKTIVTSEIGRTIAEKYGLETVDTLTGFKFIGEKMKEYEESGQYKFLFGYEESYGYLIGDFVRDKDAVQACLMAAEVAAYYKSQGKTLYEGLMDLFETYGYYLEGLESLTLKGKKGAEEIQEILSTFRSQAPSEFAGIPVTIIEDYLSRERSFINQTGIEEITLPPSNVIKYTLEDGSWVCLRPSGTEPKIKFYFGVQATTYEWSQEQLKLLKEDVMSKVKHIKV; encoded by the coding sequence ATGAGTTGGAAAAATAGTTATGAGCGTTGGGTAGCATTCGAGGATTTGGAGCCTGAGTTGAAAGAGCAGCTCCAGTCGATTGAAGGGCATGAAGAAAAGCTGGAGGACAGCTTCTATAAGAACCTTGAATTCGGTACTGGGGGCATGCGAGGGGAAATCGGACCTGGAACCAATCGGATGAACACATATACGATCAGAAAAGCCTCAGAAGGGCTTGCACGATACATAGAACAATTTGGTGAACAAGCGAAGCAGCGAGGGGTTGTCATCGCTTTCGATTCACGTCACAAATCTCCTGAATTCGCTATGGAAGCAGCAAAGACATTAGGGAATCATGGTATCCAAACCTATGTCTTTGAGGAATTACGACCAACCCCAGAGCTTTCATTTGCAGTACGCTATTTGCATGCTTTCTCAGGCATTGTCATTACAGCCAGCCATAATCCTCCGGAGTACAATGGGTTTAAAGTTTATGGCGAAGATGGCGGGCAATTGCCGCCACAAGCAGCAAATGAAGTCATTGAATATGTGAATGCGGTGGAGAACGAGTTGTCCGTCTCAGTCGGTGATGAAGAAGAGTTGAAGGCGGAAGGATTGCTGAAAATGATTGGCGAAAGGGTTGATCAGGCATACCTTGATAAGCTGACAAGCATTGCTGTTAATAAAGAATTGATTAAGGAACAGCGTGATTTGAAGATCGTCTTCACTCCTTTACATGGAACAGCAAACAAGCCAGTAAGAGAAGGTTTGGCAGCCCTAGGGTTCAACAATGTAACGGTTGTCAGTGAACAGGAATTGCCAGACCCAGAGTTTTCTACAGTACAATCACCGAACCCTGAAGAACATGCGGCCTTTGAACGTGCAATCGCCTATGGCGAGCGGGAGAATGCTGATGTATTGATGGCGACGGACCCTGATGCCGATCGCGTAGGGATAGCCGTGAAAAACCTTGAAGGAGATTACGTCGTTTTAACCGGGAACCAGACCGGAGCCCTTATGCTTGACTATTTGTTGAGCCAAAAGCAGAAACAAAACGAGCTTCCTGAAAACGGAGTCATTCTGAAAACGATCGTTACCTCTGAAATCGGAAGAACAATTGCAGAAAAGTATGGTTTGGAGACAGTCGATACATTGACAGGCTTCAAGTTCATCGGTGAAAAGATGAAGGAATACGAGGAATCCGGGCAATACAAATTCTTATTCGGTTATGAGGAAAGCTATGGCTACCTCATCGGTGACTTTGTCAGGGACAAGGACGCCGTTCAAGCTTGTCTCATGGCAGCGGAAGTCGCAGCGTATTATAAATCCCAAGGGAAGACCCTTTATGAAGGCCTGATGGATCTATTCGAAACATATGGCTATTACCTAGAAGGATTAGAGTCGTTAACGTTAAAAGGGAAAAAAGGAGCAGAAGAGATACAAGAAATCCTTTCTACCTTCCGTTCCCAAGCGCCTTCAGAATTTGCCGGAATTCCTGTCACAATCATTGAGGATTACTTGAGCCGTGAACGCTCTTTCATCAATCAGACGGGCATCGAAGAAATCACCCTGCCGCCTTCCAATGTCATCAAGTATACGCTTGAGGATGGTTCTTGGGTGTGCCTTCGCCCTTCAGGTACAGAGCCGAAGATCAAATTTTATTTCGGTGTACAAGCGACAACTTATGAATGGAGCCAAGAGCAATTGAAATTGTTGAAAGAGGACGTCATGAGTAAAGTCAAGCATATAAAAGTATAA
- a CDS encoding HAD family hydrolase, translating into MIKAVVFDFDGTILDTESCEYDVLQKIYKEHGAELPIEVWGECIGTHSNFFDAHEYLEKQIGKKLDRDTIKQQRLNLFQELIKDRDALPGVIEYLEAARHLGLKIGLASSSSYKWVSKHLKNLGIEEYFECIRTSDDVETVKPDPALFLKTVDCLGVKPEEAIAFEDSVNGAKSAKRAGLHTVVIPNMVTRHLTFEDFDLKLESLAELELQEMIDRFTDQ; encoded by the coding sequence ATGATAAAAGCGGTAGTATTTGATTTTGATGGCACGATTTTAGATACGGAATCGTGTGAGTATGATGTTCTCCAGAAGATCTACAAGGAACATGGAGCTGAGCTTCCGATTGAAGTGTGGGGAGAATGTATCGGAACACACTCGAATTTCTTTGATGCGCATGAGTATCTTGAAAAACAGATCGGCAAAAAGCTCGACCGCGATACGATCAAGCAACAACGCTTGAACCTATTCCAAGAATTGATCAAGGACCGTGACGCACTTCCGGGTGTAATTGAATACTTGGAAGCTGCACGCCATCTCGGCTTGAAAATCGGGCTTGCATCGAGTTCATCCTATAAATGGGTATCGAAGCATTTGAAAAATCTAGGGATCGAGGAATACTTCGAATGTATCCGAACCTCAGATGATGTAGAAACGGTAAAGCCGGACCCGGCTCTGTTTTTGAAAACCGTGGACTGCCTTGGTGTAAAACCAGAGGAAGCCATTGCATTCGAGGACTCCGTCAACGGCGCAAAATCAGCTAAGCGAGCAGGTCTTCACACGGTCGTCATCCCGAACATGGTAACCCGCCATCTTACCTTCGAGGACTTTGACTTGAAGCTGGAATCATTGGCTGAGCTTGAATTACAAGAAATGATCGATCGGTTTACAGACCAATAA
- a CDS encoding YnfA family protein: MIQAIVLFIVAGLAEIGGGYLFWLWLREGAPYWFGIAGGFVLLIYGIVPTFQTFPTFGRVFAAYGGVFIVLALLWGWLIDKKTPDQYDIIGAVICLIGVSVMIWAPRMN, translated from the coding sequence ATGATACAAGCGATCGTTCTTTTTATAGTTGCAGGTTTAGCCGAAATAGGAGGAGGATATCTCTTCTGGTTATGGTTGAGGGAAGGGGCTCCCTACTGGTTTGGAATTGCTGGCGGGTTTGTTCTGCTTATCTACGGAATTGTACCGACATTCCAGACCTTCCCTACGTTCGGTCGAGTCTTTGCCGCATATGGTGGTGTCTTCATCGTTCTTGCACTATTATGGGGGTGGCTCATCGATAAGAAGACCCCTGATCAGTATGATATCATCGGAGCCGTCATCTGCTTAATTGGTGTATCCGTAATGATTTGGGCCCCGAGAATGAATTAA
- a CDS encoding glutamate-5-semialdehyde dehydrogenase, with the protein MTLTVEKTNVEEQAIKAKKAAKTLSMLTTEEKNEALLTVAEMLETEYELILKANEKDLEKGKEKGYDDAFMDRLALSKERVFEFAQGLREVAELEDPTGIVKSDWDLDNGLNVKQVTVPLGVIGMIYEARPNVTVDATGLALKSGNAIVLKGGSSALSSNETIVEVMHRGLEKTKIPKEAVQFIASTDRSATQELFTMKEHIDVLIPRGGGSLIAAVVNNATVPVLETGVGNCHIYIDKAAEVEKALNILVNAKTDRPAVCNAAETVIIHKEWLDANKDQLIAAFEEHGITPHGDEYAVSVIPGATPAGEEDWANEYLSKHIAVKTVQDVTEAVEHIETYGTKHSESIITEDDTAAKTFLGLVDAAAVYHNASTRFTDGSALGFGAEIGISTQKLHARGPMGLPALTTVKYQMTGTGQIR; encoded by the coding sequence ATGACGTTAACAGTTGAAAAAACGAACGTCGAAGAACAAGCGATTAAAGCAAAGAAAGCCGCAAAAACATTATCCATGCTGACAACAGAAGAAAAGAACGAAGCTCTTCTTACTGTTGCAGAAATGCTTGAAACCGAATACGAACTGATTTTAAAAGCGAATGAGAAAGACCTTGAAAAAGGAAAAGAGAAAGGTTATGACGATGCATTCATGGATCGTTTGGCCCTTTCTAAGGAACGCGTATTCGAATTTGCTCAAGGCCTACGAGAAGTAGCAGAGCTTGAAGACCCGACTGGAATCGTGAAGTCCGACTGGGATCTTGATAATGGATTGAATGTGAAGCAAGTAACGGTACCACTAGGTGTCATCGGAATGATCTATGAAGCTCGTCCCAACGTGACCGTCGATGCTACAGGACTTGCTTTGAAATCCGGAAATGCAATCGTCTTGAAAGGTGGCTCTTCTGCCCTTTCTTCTAACGAAACGATTGTCGAAGTTATGCACCGTGGCCTTGAAAAGACAAAAATACCGAAAGAAGCTGTACAATTCATCGCAAGTACAGACCGTTCTGCAACCCAGGAACTGTTCACGATGAAAGAGCACATTGATGTATTGATTCCTCGTGGAGGCGGCTCATTGATTGCAGCAGTCGTAAATAACGCAACTGTTCCTGTTCTTGAAACGGGTGTAGGAAACTGCCACATCTATATCGATAAAGCTGCTGAAGTGGAGAAAGCACTCAATATTCTTGTGAATGCGAAAACCGATCGTCCAGCGGTTTGTAATGCCGCAGAGACCGTTATCATTCATAAAGAGTGGCTCGATGCCAACAAAGATCAATTGATTGCAGCATTCGAAGAGCATGGAATTACGCCACATGGCGATGAATATGCTGTCTCTGTTATCCCTGGTGCTACTCCTGCGGGTGAAGAGGATTGGGCGAATGAATATCTTTCGAAGCATATTGCTGTCAAAACAGTACAAGATGTTACAGAGGCTGTCGAGCACATTGAAACGTATGGAACGAAGCACTCTGAATCCATCATCACCGAAGATGATACGGCGGCAAAAACATTCTTAGGACTAGTCGATGCAGCTGCTGTCTATCACAATGCTTCTACCCGATTCACCGATGGTAGTGCTCTCGGATTCGGTGCAGAAATCGGAATCTCTACTCAGAAATTGCATGCACGCGGACCTATGGGTCTACCAGCCCTTACAACCGTGAAATATCAAATGACTGGAACAGGCCAAATCCGATAA
- a CDS encoding ComEC/Rec2 family competence protein: MRQLIILFIVLVLFPQPAEALWKTNLEMHVIDVGQADSIYIETSNGKHVLIDSGDEHDGHKVVSYLQKRGIHQIDYLIATHPHHDHIGSMEDIFKAFEIETVYMPDVKYHTTYYKKLMKSISKSGVERKEAKAGVKVKLARNISMEFIAPGKQHYKSLNDYSAVVRLEHGKKRFLLMADAGITSENELLKRIDQEKVDVLKVAHHGANTGTGHALLKKTDPDYAIISVGRKNKYGYPSKDVLKRLKAHDIRVFRTDKLGTIITKSDGKSVRFFTEFPQS; encoded by the coding sequence ATGCGACAACTCATTATACTCTTTATTGTTCTTGTGCTCTTTCCACAGCCTGCCGAAGCCCTTTGGAAAACGAACCTCGAGATGCATGTGATCGATGTCGGGCAGGCGGACAGCATCTATATCGAAACATCGAACGGGAAACACGTATTAATTGATTCAGGTGATGAACACGATGGACATAAAGTCGTTTCCTATCTCCAAAAACGAGGAATCCATCAAATCGACTATTTAATCGCCACTCACCCTCACCATGATCATATCGGGAGTATGGAGGACATTTTCAAAGCATTTGAAATTGAGACAGTTTACATGCCAGACGTGAAATATCACACGACCTACTATAAAAAGCTGATGAAATCGATATCCAAATCGGGTGTGGAACGTAAAGAAGCGAAAGCGGGGGTCAAAGTCAAACTGGCAAGGAACATTTCAATGGAATTTATTGCCCCGGGGAAACAGCATTATAAGTCGTTGAACGATTATTCTGCAGTGGTCCGACTCGAGCATGGCAAGAAACGTTTTCTCTTGATGGCCGATGCTGGCATAACATCTGAAAATGAACTGTTGAAAAGAATCGACCAGGAGAAAGTAGATGTATTGAAGGTGGCCCATCATGGTGCTAATACCGGGACAGGTCATGCTTTGTTGAAAAAGACTGATCCGGATTACGCCATCATATCAGTCGGTCGGAAAAATAAATATGGCTATCCATCCAAAGATGTTCTGAAAAGGTTGAAAGCCCATGATATACGTGTGTTCCGTACCGACAAACTCGGGACGATCATTACAAAAAGTGACGGAAAATCTGTAAGGTTCTTTACCGAATTCCCTCAATCGTGA
- the proB gene encoding glutamate 5-kinase, giving the protein MDKKRIVIKIGSSSLTSLHGELSRRKIEKLVDEVVRLKDDGHEVLLVSSGAVAAGYRKLGFISRPDTLPEKQAAASIGQGLLIETYSDLFISHGYVGSQILITRDDFSDENRYNNARSTLTVLLERGIIPIVNENDTITMDFLKFGDNDTLSAKVAGLVNADQLIILSDIDGLYDDDPRKNENAQLLNQVHEITPEIEAVAGDPGSAVGTGGMKSKIDAFKISLASGISSFLGKASTPNIVYDAVNHEATGTYFEPKSENENLNQKKQWIAFNSGPEGEVTINDKIGASIQENNKSLSPLDVHSVRGRFDKGAVIRIKNISGEDIGLGVMNYSANELKRLINQKEIKLQDFQTAAVESEDLVCHLDVAVPVGV; this is encoded by the coding sequence ATGGATAAAAAACGAATTGTCATCAAAATAGGAAGCAGTTCATTAACAAGCTTACACGGAGAATTGAGTCGTAGAAAAATTGAAAAGCTGGTCGATGAAGTCGTCCGACTGAAAGACGATGGGCATGAAGTATTGCTCGTATCATCCGGAGCCGTTGCAGCGGGCTACCGAAAGCTCGGGTTCATTTCCCGACCAGATACGTTGCCAGAAAAACAAGCGGCCGCGTCAATCGGCCAAGGACTTCTTATTGAAACGTACTCGGATCTCTTCATCTCTCACGGTTACGTCGGATCTCAAATCCTGATCACCCGTGATGATTTCTCTGATGAGAACCGATACAACAATGCGAGAAGCACATTGACCGTACTATTAGAACGCGGAATCATCCCGATTGTGAACGAAAACGATACAATCACGATGGATTTCTTGAAGTTCGGAGACAACGATACACTTTCTGCAAAAGTTGCAGGTCTCGTCAACGCAGATCAGCTCATCATACTATCCGATATCGACGGATTGTACGACGATGACCCTCGAAAGAACGAAAATGCACAGCTTCTCAATCAGGTTCACGAAATTACTCCTGAAATTGAAGCGGTAGCCGGAGATCCTGGCAGCGCGGTCGGTACAGGTGGTATGAAGTCGAAGATTGATGCATTCAAGATTTCACTAGCATCCGGCATTTCATCTTTCTTAGGGAAAGCAAGTACACCGAATATCGTTTATGATGCAGTCAATCATGAAGCGACAGGAACGTACTTCGAACCGAAAAGTGAAAATGAAAACTTGAACCAGAAGAAGCAATGGATTGCGTTCAACTCTGGACCTGAAGGTGAAGTGACCATCAACGATAAGATTGGTGCATCAATCCAAGAAAACAACAAGAGCCTTTCACCACTCGATGTGCACAGCGTGCGCGGACGCTTCGACAAAGGTGCGGTCATCCGTATCAAAAACATCAGCGGCGAAGATATCGGCCTTGGTGTAATGAATTATTCGGCTAACGAATTGAAACGACTGATCAATCAAAAAGAAATCAAGCTGCAAGATTTCCAAACAGCGGCTGTCGAAAGTGAAGACCTTGTCTGTCACCTCGATGTAGCCGTACCGGTTGGCGTTTAA